In Cervus elaphus chromosome 5, mCerEla1.1, whole genome shotgun sequence, the following proteins share a genomic window:
- the HVCN1 gene encoding voltage-gated hydrogen channel 1 gives MAAWNEKAVTRRARVAPAERMSKFLKHFTVVGDDYHAWNINYKKWENEEEEEEEEQPPPTAASAEEGRATDPTPAPAPVPRPRLDFRTTLRKLFSAHRFQVIIICLVVLDALLVLAELVLDLKIIQPDKNNYAPRVFHYMSLAILTFFMMEIFFKIFVFRLEFFHHKFEILDAIVVVISFILDIVLLFREHEFEALGLLILLRLWRVARIINGIIISVKTRSERQLLRLKQINIQLATKIQHLEFSCSEKEQEIERLNKLLRQHGLLGEVN, from the exons ATGGCTGCCTGGAATGAAAAG GCAGTCACACGCAGGGCCAGGGTGGCTCCCGCCGAGAGGATGAGCAAGTTCTTGAAACACTTCACCGTCGTCGGGGATGACTACCACGCCTGGAACATCAACTACAAGAAGTGGGagaatgaggaagaggaggaggaagaagagcagCCGCCGCCCACTGCAGCCTCGGCCGAGGAGGGCAGAGCCACTGACCCcaccccggccccggcccctgTGCCCAGGCCCCGCCTAGACTTCAGGACCACTTTGAGGAAGCTCTTCAGCGCCCACAGGTTTCAG GTTATCATCATCTGCCTGGTCGTCCTGGACGCCCTCCTGGTGCTTGCCGAGCTCGTTCTGGACCTGAAGATCATCCAGCCCGACAAGAATAACTATGCCCCCAGG GTGTTCCACTACATGAGCCTTGCCATCCTCACCTTTTTCATGATGGAGATTTTCTTTAAGATATTTGTCTTCCGCTTGGAGTTCTTTCACCACAAGTTTGAAATCCTGGACGCCATCGTGGTGGTGATTTCCTTCATCCTCGACATCGTCCTCCTGTTCCGGGAGCATGAGTTCGAGGCTCTAGGACTGCTGATCCTGCTCCGGCTGTGGCGGGTGGCCCGGATCATCAACG GGATAATTATCTCGGTTAAGACACGTTCAGAACGGCAACTGTTAAGGTTAAAACAGATAAACATACAACTGGCCACCAAGATCCAGCACCTTGAATTCAGCTGCTCTGAGAAG GAACAAGAAATTGAGAGACTTAACAAGCTATTGAGACAGCATGGACTTCTTGGGGAGGTGAACTAG